The following are from one region of the Haloactinomyces albus genome:
- a CDS encoding aldehyde dehydrogenase family protein, which translates to MTRTARGSVETPSEAGPSEADTDPAGLPERATFESLDPRTGEVVGTHPIHGADHVTEVVRGAREAQRWWAELGFSGRQKRLDAWRKLLMRRIDEAAGVICSETGKPLDDARMELVLVIDHLHWAANKAENVLRRRKVSPGVLMANQAATVEYLPFGVVGVIGPWNYPAFTPMGSIAYALAAGNTVVFKPSELTPAVGEWLARTFAEVVPEQPVFEVVTGFGATGAALCRSGVDKLAFTGSTETGKRVMATCAETLTPVLVECGGKDALIVDTDADLRAAAEAAVWGAMSNAGQTCIGVERVYVVEAVADRFLALVTERAAELRPGSEPGADFGPITMSSQVDVIRHHVDDALRLGGRAVVGGSDSVRPPFVEPVVLTDVPADAEAAVEETFGPTVVVDRVADVDEGIERANSGRYGLAATVFSRSRGAELARRLRSGMVAVNSVISFAAVPALPFGGVGDSGFGRIHGADGLREFARTQSVTRTKFRIPLNPMTFNRSPRTVRRLVRLVRMVRGR; encoded by the coding sequence ATGACCCGGACCGCCCGTGGCAGTGTCGAGACCCCGTCCGAGGCAGGTCCGTCCGAGGCGGACACGGACCCTGCCGGACTGCCGGAGCGTGCGACATTCGAATCGCTCGACCCTCGTACCGGCGAGGTGGTGGGCACGCATCCGATCCACGGCGCCGACCACGTCACCGAGGTGGTTCGCGGTGCTCGCGAAGCACAGCGCTGGTGGGCTGAACTGGGCTTTTCCGGGCGGCAGAAGCGGCTGGACGCATGGCGCAAGCTGTTGATGCGCAGAATCGACGAGGCCGCCGGGGTGATCTGCTCGGAGACCGGCAAGCCGCTCGATGACGCCAGGATGGAACTGGTGCTGGTCATCGACCACCTGCATTGGGCCGCGAACAAGGCCGAGAACGTACTCCGCAGGCGCAAGGTTTCGCCCGGTGTGCTGATGGCCAATCAGGCGGCCACCGTGGAATACCTGCCGTTCGGCGTGGTCGGCGTCATCGGCCCCTGGAACTACCCGGCGTTCACGCCGATGGGTTCCATCGCCTACGCGCTGGCGGCGGGCAACACCGTCGTGTTCAAACCCAGCGAACTCACTCCGGCGGTCGGGGAGTGGCTGGCGAGGACATTCGCCGAGGTCGTACCGGAGCAGCCGGTGTTCGAGGTGGTCACCGGCTTCGGTGCGACCGGTGCGGCACTCTGCCGGTCGGGAGTGGACAAACTCGCCTTCACCGGTTCCACCGAGACGGGAAAGCGGGTCATGGCCACCTGTGCGGAAACGCTGACTCCGGTGCTCGTGGAGTGCGGCGGTAAGGACGCACTGATCGTCGACACCGATGCGGACCTGCGCGCCGCCGCCGAGGCCGCCGTCTGGGGAGCGATGTCCAACGCGGGGCAGACGTGCATCGGTGTCGAGCGGGTCTATGTCGTGGAGGCCGTGGCCGACCGGTTCCTCGCATTGGTCACCGAGCGTGCTGCGGAGCTCCGGCCCGGTAGCGAGCCCGGGGCGGATTTCGGCCCGATCACCATGTCGTCCCAGGTGGACGTGATCCGCCACCATGTCGACGATGCCCTGCGTCTCGGTGGGCGTGCGGTCGTCGGGGGCAGCGACTCGGTGCGGCCACCCTTCGTCGAACCCGTGGTACTCACCGATGTTCCCGCCGATGCCGAGGCGGCTGTGGAGGAGACCTTCGGTCCGACTGTCGTGGTCGATCGTGTGGCCGATGTGGACGAGGGGATCGAACGCGCCAACAGCGGTCGATACGGGCTGGCAGCCACGGTGTTCTCCCGGTCGCGTGGTGCAGAGCTGGCACGGCGGTTGCGCTCCGGCATGGTCGCGGTCAACTCCGTGATCTCGTTCGCCGCCGTGCCCGCGCTGCCCTTCGGCGGTGTCGGCGATTCCGGCTTCGGACGAATCCACGGTGCCGACGGTCTGCGCGAGTTCGCCCGTACCCAGTCGGTGACCCGCACCAAGTTCCGGATTCCGCTCAACCCGATGACGTTCAATCGCTCGCCACGCACGGTGCGGCGTCTCGTACGGTTGGTGCGGATGGTGCGCGGGCGCTGA
- a CDS encoding sodium:solute symporter family protein produces MAVLAQDELRLDAAAVDYVLLALYFAFVLGIGYLARRSVSTSLDFFLSGRSLPAWVTGLAFIAANLGAIEIIGMSANGAQYGMPTMHYFWVGAIPAMLFLGIVMMPFYYGSKVRSVPEFMLRRFGKAAHLVNGISFALAQLLIAGVNLFLLASIVNVLLGWPLWVSVIIAAIIVLTYTGLGGLSAAIYNEVLQFFVIVAALLPLTIVGLAKVGGWSGLVDKVTAQAGAQQLSAWPGNELTGFTSNILSVFGIVFGLGFVLAFGYWTTNFVEVQRAMASKSMSAAQRTPIIGAFPKLLIPFIVVVPGMIAAVSVQEMMVFKQTGEGDVDYNDAILLLMRDLLPNGILGIALAGLLASFMAGMAANLSSFNTVFTYDIWQSYIVKNRSDDYYLNMGRWVTVGATAAAIGTAFIASGYSNLMNYLQTLFSLFNAPLFATFILGMFWKRMTPTAGWLGLVMGTLASLTVFLMAETGVLDLPGQGASFVGAGAAFVVDIAVSIVVSLVTRPKPAGELVGLVYSLTPKERLQASTTGEDAGWYRRPGVLAGIVLALTILLNIVFA; encoded by the coding sequence GTGGCTGTGCTGGCCCAGGACGAGCTGCGGCTCGATGCCGCCGCCGTCGACTACGTGTTGCTCGCGCTTTACTTCGCGTTCGTGCTCGGCATCGGCTACCTCGCGCGCCGGTCGGTGTCGACCAGCTTGGATTTCTTCCTGTCCGGTCGTTCGCTGCCCGCGTGGGTGACCGGTCTGGCGTTCATCGCCGCCAACCTCGGCGCCATCGAGATCATCGGCATGTCCGCCAACGGCGCGCAGTACGGCATGCCGACCATGCACTATTTCTGGGTCGGTGCGATCCCCGCGATGCTGTTCCTCGGCATCGTGATGATGCCGTTCTACTACGGCTCCAAGGTCCGCAGCGTTCCCGAGTTCATGCTGCGCCGCTTCGGCAAGGCCGCCCACCTGGTCAACGGCATCAGCTTTGCGCTGGCCCAGTTGCTGATCGCGGGGGTGAACCTGTTCCTGCTGGCCAGCATCGTCAACGTGCTGCTCGGCTGGCCACTGTGGGTCTCGGTGATCATCGCCGCGATCATCGTGCTCACCTACACCGGCCTCGGTGGCTTGTCCGCGGCGATCTACAACGAGGTCCTGCAGTTCTTCGTCATCGTGGCCGCCCTGCTGCCGCTGACCATCGTCGGCCTGGCCAAGGTCGGCGGCTGGAGTGGCCTGGTGGACAAGGTCACCGCTCAGGCAGGAGCCCAGCAGCTCTCGGCCTGGCCGGGCAATGAACTGACCGGCTTCACCAGCAACATCCTCAGCGTGTTCGGCATCGTCTTCGGGCTGGGCTTCGTGCTGGCCTTCGGCTACTGGACGACCAACTTCGTCGAGGTCCAGCGCGCGATGGCCTCCAAGAGCATGTCGGCCGCGCAGCGTACCCCCATCATCGGCGCGTTCCCGAAGCTGCTGATCCCGTTCATCGTCGTCGTCCCCGGCATGATCGCCGCGGTCTCCGTGCAGGAGATGATGGTGTTCAAGCAGACGGGCGAAGGCGATGTCGACTACAACGACGCGATCCTGCTGCTGATGCGCGACCTGCTGCCCAACGGCATCCTCGGTATCGCCCTGGCAGGCCTGCTCGCCTCGTTCATGGCCGGGATGGCCGCGAACCTGAGTTCGTTCAACACGGTGTTCACCTACGACATCTGGCAGTCCTACATCGTCAAGAACAGGTCGGACGACTACTACCTGAACATGGGGCGCTGGGTAACCGTGGGTGCCACGGCCGCCGCGATCGGCACGGCGTTCATCGCTTCCGGTTACTCCAACCTGATGAACTACTTGCAGACCCTGTTCTCACTGTTCAACGCTCCACTGTTCGCCACGTTCATCCTCGGTATGTTCTGGAAGAGGATGACGCCGACGGCAGGCTGGCTCGGTCTGGTGATGGGCACCCTCGCCTCGCTCACGGTCTTCCTGATGGCCGAGACCGGTGTGCTGGATCTGCCGGGGCAGGGAGCGAGCTTCGTCGGTGCCGGTGCGGCGTTCGTCGTCGACATCGCGGTCAGCATCGTGGTCAGCCTGGTGACCCGTCCGAAGCCTGCCGGAGAGTTGGTCGGCCTGGTGTACTCGCTGACTCCGAAGGAACGTCTGCAGGCCTCGACCACGGGCGAGGACGCCGGGTGGTATCGCCGTCCGGGTGTGCTCGCCGGAATCGTGCTTGCCCTGACGATTTTGCTCAACATCGTGTTCGCGTGA
- the nucS gene encoding endonuclease NucS, whose translation MRLVIAACKVDYIGRLIAHLPLAQRLLLFKADGSVSVHSDDRAYKPLNWMSPPCWLIEDHDVWTVQNKAGEKLVISIDEVLHDSKHELGAEPGLVKDGVEAHLQELLAEHVTTLGEGWSLVRREYPTAIGPVDLMCRDSEGTSVAVEIKRRGEIDGVEQLTRYLELLNRDPLLAPVTGVFAAQQIKQQARTLAEDRGIRCVTLDYDALRGTESDELRLF comes from the coding sequence GTGCGTCTCGTCATCGCTGCCTGCAAGGTCGACTACATCGGCCGCCTCATCGCGCACCTGCCCCTCGCGCAGCGGCTGCTGCTGTTCAAAGCGGACGGGTCGGTGTCGGTGCACTCCGACGACCGGGCCTACAAGCCGCTGAACTGGATGAGCCCGCCCTGCTGGCTGATCGAGGACCACGACGTGTGGACGGTGCAGAACAAGGCCGGGGAGAAACTGGTCATCAGCATCGACGAGGTCCTGCACGACTCGAAGCACGAGCTGGGGGCGGAACCGGGGCTGGTCAAGGACGGCGTCGAGGCGCACCTGCAGGAGCTGCTCGCCGAGCACGTGACCACCCTCGGGGAGGGGTGGTCCCTCGTGCGCCGGGAGTATCCGACGGCGATCGGGCCGGTCGATCTCATGTGCCGCGACTCCGAGGGGACGAGTGTGGCGGTGGAGATCAAGCGCCGTGGCGAGATCGACGGTGTCGAGCAGCTGACCCGGTACCTCGAACTGCTCAACCGTGATCCCCTGCTGGCGCCGGTGACCGGTGTGTTCGCCGCGCAGCAGATCAAGCAGCAGGCTCGCACGTTGGCCGAGGACCGGGGGATCCGCTGCGTGACCCTGGACTACGACGCCCTGCGGGGCACCGAGTCCGACGAACTGCGCCTGTTCTGA
- a CDS encoding NUDIX hydrolase → MRRETSREVYANPWMTVREDAIRRVDGSAGVYGVVDKPDYALVVPLDGDRLHLVEQFRYPLGLRRWEFPQGTAPGLAESNPAELAARELREETGLQAAELTDLGLIDVAPGLSSQRGRAFLATGLTAGDHAREHEEQDMRSAWFSRAEFERMIAESEITDAQSLAAYTRLLLHEHSR, encoded by the coding sequence ATGAGGAGAGAAACCAGTCGTGAGGTGTACGCGAACCCGTGGATGACCGTGCGGGAGGACGCCATCCGCCGTGTGGACGGGTCGGCAGGGGTCTACGGCGTGGTGGACAAGCCGGACTACGCACTGGTGGTCCCGCTGGACGGCGATCGGCTGCATCTGGTCGAGCAGTTCCGATATCCGCTCGGACTGCGCCGCTGGGAGTTTCCCCAGGGCACGGCTCCCGGACTCGCCGAGTCCAACCCCGCCGAGCTGGCCGCCCGAGAGCTGCGGGAGGAAACCGGACTACAGGCCGCCGAGCTGACCGATCTCGGGCTGATCGACGTGGCGCCGGGGCTGTCCAGCCAGCGCGGACGGGCGTTCCTGGCCACCGGGCTGACCGCGGGTGACCACGCGCGCGAGCACGAGGAGCAGGACATGCGCTCGGCATGGTTCTCGCGCGCCGAGTTCGAGCGCATGATCGCCGAGAGCGAGATCACCGATGCCCAGTCACTGGCCGCCTACACCCGGCTGCTGCTGCACGAGCACTCCCGGTGA
- a CDS encoding FAD-dependent monooxygenase: MAIVGGGIGGLTLALSLQSRGIAADVYEQASGFHEVGAAVALSANGTRVLRDLGVGDRLDICSAVPTELIYRHWRDGRRLRAFEAGETYEKRFGAPYYGVHRADLQQILVAACDPERVHLGHRAVDLTEAADGVRLTFADGRAVTADVVVGADGVHSTVRSHITDTDTLRYSGTSGFRGLIPAEQLPNLPDPGAIQFWMGPGGHLLHYPIGGGELINFLAVRHEPETWPDSAWARPAPPEEIAAAFGGWHPAVVDMVTATSIHQRWALFTQDPSNRWHRGRVVLLGDAVHAMLPHHGQGANQSIEDAAVLAACLTEADGDDPSAALGRYERLRRTRTRQVQRSSWVASDLLHLPDGPEAEQRDRNLATIDETLDWIHGYDATAA; the protein is encoded by the coding sequence GTGGCCATCGTCGGTGGTGGAATCGGTGGGCTCACGCTCGCGTTGTCGTTGCAATCGCGGGGCATCGCCGCGGACGTCTACGAGCAGGCGTCGGGGTTCCACGAGGTCGGGGCCGCGGTCGCCCTGTCGGCCAACGGGACGCGGGTGCTGCGTGATCTCGGTGTCGGTGATCGGCTCGATATCTGCTCGGCCGTGCCGACCGAGTTGATCTACCGGCATTGGCGCGATGGCCGCCGCCTCCGGGCTTTCGAGGCGGGTGAGACCTACGAGAAGCGCTTCGGTGCTCCCTACTACGGGGTGCACCGCGCGGATCTGCAGCAGATCCTGGTCGCTGCGTGCGACCCGGAACGGGTGCATCTCGGCCACCGTGCCGTGGACCTGACCGAGGCAGCCGACGGAGTCCGCCTGACCTTCGCCGATGGTCGTGCGGTCACGGCCGATGTCGTCGTCGGCGCCGACGGAGTGCACTCCACGGTGCGCTCCCACATCACCGACACCGACACCCTGAGGTACTCCGGGACCAGCGGTTTCCGGGGACTGATCCCGGCCGAGCAACTGCCGAACCTGCCCGATCCCGGTGCGATCCAGTTCTGGATGGGTCCCGGTGGGCATCTGTTGCACTATCCGATCGGCGGTGGGGAGCTGATCAACTTCCTGGCCGTTCGGCACGAGCCGGAGACTTGGCCGGACTCAGCCTGGGCACGGCCGGCACCGCCGGAGGAGATCGCCGCGGCCTTCGGCGGCTGGCACCCGGCGGTGGTGGACATGGTGACGGCGACGTCGATTCACCAGCGCTGGGCGTTGTTCACACAGGACCCGTCGAACCGCTGGCATCGCGGCAGGGTCGTGCTGCTCGGAGATGCGGTGCACGCGATGCTGCCGCACCACGGCCAGGGCGCCAACCAGAGCATCGAGGACGCCGCAGTGCTGGCCGCATGCCTGACCGAGGCCGACGGCGATGATCCGTCAGCGGCCCTGGGGCGCTACGAGCGGCTGCGTCGGACCCGTACGCGGCAGGTCCAGCGCAGTTCCTGGGTTGCCTCCGACCTGCTGCACCTGCCCGACGGCCCCGAGGCCGAACAGCGGGACCGCAACCTCGCCACCATCGACGAAACTCTCGACTGGATTCACGGCTACGATGCCACCGCCGCCTGA
- a CDS encoding TetR/AcrR family transcriptional regulator — MIRSSDKRDELLRRIVGYLETHGIADLSLGPMATELGTSKRMLLYYFGSRENLIHEAIAVSRPHVADLFGPAEDITALRDAATRLWQAITAGAQQRPIRILFQLLSLAPTQPDQYHSLADEAVHAMVDPIAQTYRRLGVADLDAQARATLLVSGLRGLCQDRMITGDIERTDTAAHLLIHTATALPT; from the coding sequence GTGATTCGATCCAGCGATAAACGGGACGAGCTGCTGCGCCGTATCGTGGGCTACCTCGAGACCCACGGGATCGCGGATCTCTCGCTCGGTCCGATGGCCACCGAGCTGGGGACCAGCAAGCGGATGCTGCTGTACTACTTCGGCAGCCGCGAAAACCTGATCCACGAAGCGATCGCCGTCAGCCGGCCGCACGTCGCCGACCTCTTCGGTCCCGCCGAGGACATCACCGCGCTGCGCGATGCCGCCACACGGCTGTGGCAGGCGATCACCGCCGGCGCGCAGCAGCGGCCGATCCGGATCCTGTTCCAGCTGCTGAGCCTCGCCCCGACCCAGCCCGACCAGTACCACTCCCTCGCCGACGAAGCGGTGCACGCCATGGTCGATCCCATCGCGCAGACCTACCGGCGGCTGGGAGTCGCCGATCTCGACGCGCAGGCCCGAGCGACCCTGCTGGTGTCCGGACTGCGCGGACTGTGCCAGGACCGAATGATCACCGGCGACATCGAACGCACCGACACCGCAGCACACCTGCTGATCCACACTGCCACCGCCCTGCCCACCTGA
- a CDS encoding SAM-dependent methyltransferase: protein MTSRPDRQPEQVDLSKPSAARVYDYFLGGSSNFAIDREFAREALQIFPGAREYARLNRMFLQRAVRFMADNGIRQFLDIGSGIPTVGAVHEVAQAAAPESRVAYVDNEAVAIAHSEIMLEGNDNAIIVQGDMRAPEELLRDPDLTALLDTSEPIGVLMLAMLHFIPEQDDPAGLVERYRQLLAPGSYLAISHGTDDDLPEITALGDLYKNSTNPATLRTKQQVTALLQGFELVDPGIVFTPEWRPESPEEVGDDPQRSVAYAGVGYKPKS from the coding sequence GTGACAAGCCGCCCGGACCGGCAGCCGGAGCAGGTCGACCTCAGCAAGCCCAGCGCGGCGAGAGTCTACGACTACTTCCTCGGTGGTTCATCCAATTTCGCCATCGACCGCGAGTTCGCCCGCGAGGCACTGCAGATCTTTCCCGGTGCTCGGGAGTACGCACGGCTCAACCGCATGTTCCTGCAGCGTGCCGTGCGGTTCATGGCCGACAACGGAATCCGGCAGTTCCTCGACATCGGTTCGGGTATCCCCACCGTCGGCGCCGTGCACGAAGTGGCGCAGGCAGCGGCACCGGAATCACGGGTGGCCTATGTGGACAATGAAGCAGTCGCCATCGCGCACAGCGAAATCATGCTGGAAGGCAACGACAACGCCATCATCGTGCAGGGCGACATGCGTGCCCCCGAGGAACTGCTGCGTGATCCCGACCTGACCGCGCTGTTGGATACGAGCGAGCCGATCGGGGTGCTCATGCTGGCGATGCTGCACTTCATCCCCGAGCAGGATGATCCGGCGGGTCTCGTCGAGCGCTACCGGCAACTGCTCGCCCCGGGCAGCTACCTGGCGATCTCGCACGGCACCGATGACGATCTCCCGGAGATCACCGCACTCGGTGACCTCTACAAGAATTCGACGAATCCCGCGACACTGCGTACGAAGCAGCAGGTGACCGCGTTGCTGCAGGGCTTCGAACTGGTCGATCCCGGCATCGTGTTCACCCCGGAATGGCGGCCCGAATCGCCCGAGGAGGTCGGGGACGACCCACAGCGCTCGGTCGCCTACGCGGGCGTCGGATACAAGCCGAAGTCCTGA
- a CDS encoding dienelactone hydrolase family protein — MADIALFHSVLGVRPGVLDAADRLRAAGHEVLTVDQYDGRVFDDYEEASAFAERIGYPELMRRAAAATDALPDGFIAAGFSNGGGMSEYVASVRPVSGVLMLSGALPLRMLGQQNWPAHVPAQIHYTRDDPFRRQNFIDAVVEEVQAAEADVAVFDYLGAGHLFTDSSLPTEFDAASAELLWQRVLDFCDDLGA, encoded by the coding sequence ATGGCTGACATCGCGCTTTTCCACTCCGTCCTCGGTGTGCGCCCCGGTGTTCTCGACGCGGCCGACCGGCTCCGGGCTGCCGGGCACGAGGTGCTCACCGTCGATCAGTACGACGGCCGCGTGTTCGACGATTACGAGGAGGCGAGTGCGTTCGCCGAGCGGATCGGCTACCCGGAGCTGATGCGCCGAGCCGCAGCCGCCACCGACGCACTGCCCGACGGGTTCATCGCCGCCGGTTTCTCCAACGGTGGTGGGATGTCCGAGTACGTCGCCTCCGTTCGACCGGTCAGCGGCGTGCTCATGCTTTCCGGGGCTTTGCCGCTGCGGATGCTCGGGCAACAGAACTGGCCGGCACACGTTCCCGCGCAGATCCACTACACCCGGGACGATCCCTTCCGCAGGCAGAACTTCATCGACGCAGTGGTCGAGGAGGTACAGGCAGCAGAAGCGGACGTGGCCGTCTTCGACTACCTCGGAGCGGGCCACCTGTTCACCGATTCCTCGCTGCCCACCGAATTCGACGCCGCGTCGGCCGAGCTCCTGTGGCAGCGGGTGCTGGACTTCTGCGACGACCTCGGTGCTTGA
- a CDS encoding DUF5701 family protein — translation MIGHHRQGIPAATYSVARRGTIRGSRAGDKRVTGIRVSKGAPRLGWCWGGNPHTWLSMASAARRIG, via the coding sequence CTGATCGGGCATCACCGCCAGGGTATCCCGGCGGCGACGTACTCGGTTGCCCGGCGCGGAACGATTCGCGGTTCGCGGGCCGGGGACAAACGCGTCACCGGAATCCGGGTGAGCAAGGGAGCACCCCGGCTCGGGTGGTGCTGGGGCGGCAATCCGCACACCTGGCTGAGTATGGCTTCGGCCGCCCGGCGCATTGGCTGA
- a CDS encoding LysE family translocator: protein MPDQLLPFLLLAVLITVAPGPDTALGLRNSLRGGTSAMWWTGLGCCSGLLVHAAASVAGLSALLAASAAAYTVVKIAGAAYLVWLGASTLWKSRRDRKAPVGAAMEPTGALGERTGTESSGITRRAAFRQGLVSNLLNPKIIILFLTLIPQFVSPGEPQTATSIVLALAFLAVGLTWWRLASLLVGGLRRFLVQRRVHLILERLTGTVMIALGLRVATGP from the coding sequence ATGCCCGATCAGCTGCTCCCGTTCCTGCTGCTGGCCGTGCTGATCACGGTCGCCCCCGGCCCGGACACCGCGCTGGGGCTGCGCAACAGCCTGCGGGGCGGAACCTCGGCGATGTGGTGGACCGGTCTGGGATGTTGCTCGGGCCTGCTCGTGCACGCTGCGGCCTCGGTGGCCGGCCTGTCCGCGCTGCTCGCCGCGTCGGCGGCCGCCTACACCGTGGTCAAGATCGCCGGCGCCGCCTACCTGGTGTGGCTCGGCGCGAGCACCCTGTGGAAGAGCCGGCGCGACCGGAAGGCCCCCGTGGGTGCTGCAATGGAGCCCACCGGGGCGCTGGGAGAACGGACAGGCACCGAGAGTTCCGGAATCACCAGGCGAGCCGCCTTCCGACAGGGCCTGGTCAGTAACCTGCTCAACCCGAAGATCATCATTCTGTTCCTGACGCTGATCCCGCAGTTCGTCTCCCCGGGAGAGCCGCAGACGGCGACCTCGATCGTGCTGGCCCTGGCTTTCCTGGCGGTCGGCCTGACGTGGTGGCGTCTGGCATCGCTCTTGGTCGGTGGCCTGCGGCGGTTCCTCGTTCAGCGCCGGGTCCACCTGATTCTGGAACGCCTCACCGGCACCGTGATGATCGCCCTCGGCCTGCGCGTCGCCACCGGCCCGTAG
- a CDS encoding QcrA and Rieske domain-containing protein: MTSQQPTSRRRLLAAGGAGIGAAALSACADGSYQGSALTSSPDPSSGEQAPSRSGTELTALADVPVGGTTVTTGPDGKPIAVSQPRQGEVVAFSAVCTHMGCTVRADDDQLRCPCHGSVFEAGSGDVVTGPAKQPLGTVPVHVEGGKVVTGEG; encoded by the coding sequence ATGACTTCGCAACAGCCCACCTCACGCCGCCGCCTGCTGGCCGCCGGAGGAGCAGGTATCGGCGCCGCTGCGCTCTCCGCATGCGCCGACGGTTCCTACCAGGGCTCGGCACTGACCTCGTCTCCCGACCCGTCGAGCGGCGAGCAGGCACCTTCCCGGTCCGGCACCGAGCTCACCGCGCTCGCCGATGTGCCCGTCGGGGGGACCACGGTCACAACCGGACCCGACGGGAAGCCCATCGCCGTCTCCCAACCCCGGCAGGGCGAAGTGGTGGCGTTCAGCGCGGTCTGTACACACATGGGATGCACCGTCCGAGCCGATGACGACCAGCTGCGCTGCCCCTGCCACGGTTCGGTTTTCGAGGCGGGCAGTGGCGACGTCGTCACCGGCCCGGCCAAGCAACCACTCGGCACGGTTCCCGTGCACGTCGAGGGCGGCAAGGTGGTGACCGGCGAGGGGTGA
- the murA gene encoding UDP-N-acetylglucosamine 1-carboxyvinyltransferase — MSEYFRVHGGARLAGEVGVVGAKNSVLKLMAAALLAEGTTKITNCPEILDVPLMGDVLRSLGCEVETEGATTTITVPPEISHEAVSVHMTRLRASVCVLGPLVARCRRAVVTLPGGDAIGSRPLDMHQNGLRRLGADSHIEHGAVVAEAENLRGAQIWLDFPSVGATENILMASVLAEGTTVIDNAAREPEIVDLCVMLQQMGARIEGAGTSTLTVHGVSSLEAVEHRVIGDRIVGATWAFAAAATQGDVTVRGVQPQHVNLVLEKLRSAGAEISTGDESFRVAMKSRPYAVDYVTLPFPGFPTDLQPMALALSAVADGTSMITENLFESRFRFIEEMVRMGADARTDGHHAVVRGLERLSSAPVWASDIRAGVGLVLAGLCADGVTEVGDIFHVDRGYPNFMENLQGLGAYIERVTP, encoded by the coding sequence GTGAGTGAGTACTTCCGGGTACACGGTGGCGCACGGCTGGCCGGTGAAGTCGGCGTGGTCGGTGCGAAGAACAGCGTGCTGAAGTTGATGGCGGCGGCGTTGCTGGCCGAGGGCACGACCAAGATCACCAACTGCCCGGAGATCCTGGATGTTCCGTTGATGGGGGACGTGCTGCGCAGCCTCGGTTGCGAGGTCGAGACCGAAGGCGCCACCACCACCATCACGGTCCCGCCCGAAATCAGCCATGAGGCGGTGTCGGTGCACATGACCAGGCTCCGCGCCTCGGTGTGCGTGCTCGGCCCGTTGGTCGCGCGGTGCCGCCGCGCGGTGGTGACGCTGCCGGGAGGCGATGCGATCGGCTCACGCCCGCTGGACATGCACCAGAACGGCCTGCGCCGCCTCGGTGCGGACAGCCACATCGAACACGGTGCCGTCGTCGCGGAGGCGGAGAACCTGCGCGGAGCACAGATCTGGCTGGATTTCCCCAGTGTGGGGGCCACGGAGAACATCCTGATGGCCTCGGTCCTGGCCGAGGGCACCACGGTGATCGACAACGCCGCGCGCGAACCGGAGATCGTCGATCTGTGCGTGATGCTGCAGCAGATGGGCGCCCGGATCGAGGGAGCAGGTACCTCGACCCTGACCGTGCACGGCGTGTCCTCGCTGGAAGCGGTCGAGCACCGCGTGATCGGAGATCGCATCGTCGGAGCGACCTGGGCATTCGCCGCTGCCGCGACGCAAGGCGATGTCACGGTTCGCGGGGTGCAGCCCCAGCACGTGAATCTGGTGCTGGAGAAGTTGCGCAGCGCGGGTGCGGAGATCAGCACCGGCGACGAGAGTTTCCGCGTCGCGATGAAATCCCGGCCGTATGCCGTGGATTACGTGACGCTGCCGTTCCCCGGTTTTCCGACCGATCTGCAGCCGATGGCGCTGGCCTTGTCGGCCGTGGCCGACGGGACGTCGATGATCACCGAGAACCTGTTCGAATCGCGTTTCCGGTTCATCGAGGAGATGGTCCGGATGGGAGCGGATGCGCGCACCGATGGGCATCATGCCGTGGTGCGCGGACTCGAACGCCTTTCCAGCGCTCCGGTGTGGGCTTCGGACATCCGGGCCGGGGTGGGACTGGTGCTGGCCGGTCTGTGTGCGGACGGGGTCACGGAAGTGGGTGACATTTTCCACGTCGACCGCGGCTATCCGAACTTCATGGAAAATCTCCAGGGGCTCGGCGCCTATATCGAGCGCGTGACGCCCTGA